From Actinomycetota bacterium, the proteins below share one genomic window:
- a CDS encoding DNA-binding protein, producing MNLPQWSQEGRLRPHRPTSSERAALLEAVGRDLDDAANLGISADRRFATAYSAALMLASLALHAAGYRAAGPGHHETTMRSLPLVMGPEQLERSRYLDACRIKRNHVDYDGMGYATHAEADELIDEVVLLLDDVLAWLAAEHPELGV from the coding sequence ATGAACTTGCCGCAATGGTCGCAGGAAGGCCGGCTCAGGCCACACCGCCCGACGAGTAGCGAGCGTGCTGCGCTGCTCGAAGCGGTCGGACGCGACCTGGACGACGCCGCCAACCTCGGCATCTCCGCCGACCGGCGGTTCGCGACCGCCTACTCGGCAGCCCTCATGCTCGCGTCGCTCGCGCTGCACGCGGCCGGGTACCGAGCGGCCGGCCCCGGGCACCATGAGACGACCATGCGGTCATTGCCGCTGGTGATGGGCCCCGAGCAGCTGGAACGCTCGCGGTACCTCGACGCATGCCGCATCAAGCGCAACCACGTCGACTACGACGGGATGGGCTACGCGACGCACGCCGAGGCCGACGAGCTGATCGATGAGGTGGTCCTCCTGCTGGACGACGTCCTCGCCTGGCTTGCGGCAGAGCACCCCGAACTCGGGGTGTGA
- a CDS encoding nucleotidyltransferase domain-containing protein has translation MTNMAGHMTNSVGLSAISELFASETLVAVLGRFAAQPERSFYQRELSRLTGSSLYLVQRELARLTRMGLIVRTPRGKHVEYVVDATHPAWPPLRDLMLRTVALAATLREAMSPLAERIALAWVFGSVARGTDTSDSDIDLMVIGDLSLRTLASLELPGPETLGRHLNIVTYTPAGLRDRATDDHFVTQVLASPRIWIIGSDDELAAMVAGRPAQATPPDE, from the coding sequence TTGACCAACATGGCTGGTCATATGACAAATTCCGTTGGTCTTTCAGCAATCTCCGAGCTGTTCGCCTCGGAGACGCTGGTCGCCGTGCTCGGCCGGTTCGCCGCGCAGCCGGAACGCTCGTTCTACCAGCGCGAACTCTCACGACTCACGGGCTCGAGCCTGTACTTGGTGCAGCGCGAACTGGCACGGCTGACCCGGATGGGGCTCATCGTGCGAACCCCGCGGGGCAAGCACGTGGAGTACGTCGTCGACGCCACGCACCCTGCGTGGCCTCCACTGCGCGACCTCATGCTTCGAACGGTCGCTCTCGCCGCCACACTGCGCGAGGCTATGTCTCCGCTCGCAGAGCGGATCGCACTCGCGTGGGTGTTCGGCTCGGTTGCGCGTGGCACGGACACCTCGGACAGCGACATCGACCTCATGGTGATCGGCGACCTCTCCTTGCGCACGCTCGCCTCGCTCGAACTGCCCGGCCCCGAGACACTGGGGCGACACCTCAACATCGTCACCTACACGCCGGCTGGGCTCCGCGACCGCGCGACGGACGACCACTTTGTGACGCAAGTCCTCGCCTCTCCGCGCATCTGGATCATCGGGTCCGACGATGAACTTGCCGCAATGGTCGCAGGAAGGCCGGCTCAGGCCACACCGCCCGACGAGTAG